Proteins encoded in a region of the Sander lucioperca isolate FBNREF2018 chromosome 4, SLUC_FBN_1.2, whole genome shotgun sequence genome:
- the LOC116043032 gene encoding piggyBac transposable element-derived protein 4-like isoform X2, with amino-acid sequence MASKPSTEEPFALILESDDDGESGAESFLTDEEMAYQEGFDPAEDFDEQQESEKPSTSAVGQHASSPASSEGKQPPQNGKDCGHVQPKAEPCSPQHRRILGPRSRRVQGVSIDQSRSRSPLWRQSQSQPVHSVTSWKTETDPDVCPVPKMFMPARPPGHQLNSGTKYSPLDLFKLFFSNSAVQTICQHTNKQAAKDIAKGKRYSWTDINCQEFFKYVGLNFFFALVKLDNIQDYWKKSTIFSVPFPANVMPRDRYRMISWNIHMSDPEKDVENDQKKGAPDYDPLFQLKPLLDTIKTACKAFYHPRRNLSIDKRMVAHNGTTQYIKAKAKLTKWGFKLFVLADSSNGYTWDFAVYTGKSQLASGVGLAYDSVMSLMKTAYLGSGFHLYVDHFYTSPKLFKELLSLNIGACGTYRDTRRECPRTNSNALKKSDPRGSIRWIRDGPLLFVKWMDTREVSVCSTIHEAFSGSTLHKRMKTKDGSWTTKSIPCPTPVVEYNRHMGGVYLSNQLIQCYSVHYKSMRWYRTLFFHFLDIAATNSFLLHKELCREKKEEPMTHRAFLQELTAQLCGVTVVTPPAQAHSGHLPVAISEQTELSKRASYGRRTCVHCRKTKQVRQSTPWKCMECDVALCVIADRNCFRDWHN; translated from the exons ATGGCATCAAAACCTAGCACAGAAGAACCCTTTGCATTAATCCTGGAAAGTGACGATGATGGGGAATCTGGAGCAGAGAGTTTTCTCACGGATGAAGAGATGGCTTATCAAGAGGGTTTTGACCCAGCTGAGGATTT TGATGAGCAACAGGAATCTGAAAAGCCTAGCACCTCGGCTGTAGGACAACATGCCAGCTCCCCTGCTTCTTCAGAAGGAAAGCAGCCACCCCAGAATGGGAAAGATTGTGGACATGTGCAGCCTAAAGCAGAACCTTGTTCTCCACAACACCGCCGGATACTGGGACCCAGGTCCAGGCGTGTACAAGGTGTATCAATAGACCAGTCCAGATCCAGATCTCCACTTTGGAGGCAGTCACAGTCACAGCCAGTACACTCAGTCACATCCTGGAAAACTGAGACGGACCCTGATGTATGTCCAGTGCCAAAAATGTTCATGCCAGCAAGACCCCCTGGACATCAACTGAACTCGGGCACCAAATACTCACCACTGGATCTTTTCAAACTGTTTTTTAGCAATAGCGCAGTTCAAACAATTTGtcaacacacaaataaacaagcTGCTAAAGACATTGCAAAAGGCAAAAGATATTCATGGACTGACATCAACTGCCAGGAGTTTTTCAAGTATGTGGGACTGAATTTCTTCTTTGCTTTGGTGAAACTCGACAATATCCAGGATTACTGGAAAAAGAGCACCATTTTCAGTGTGCCATTTCCAGCCAATGTGATGCCACGGGACAGGTACCGGATGATATCTTGGAACATCCACATGAGTGATCCTGAGAAAGATGTGGAGAATGACCAAAAGAAGGGGGCACCAGATTATGACCCCCTGTTTCAACTGAAACCCCTTCTGgacaccatcaaaactgctTGCAAAGCATTTTACCACCCCAGACGGAACCTTTCAATTGACAAGAGGATGGTGGCCCATAATGGAACGACACAATACATAAAAGCGAAAGCGAAGCTGACCAAGTGGGGTTTTAAGCTCTTTGTGTTGGCTGACAGCAGCAATGGCTACACCTGGGACTTTGCTGTGTACACTGGGAAGTCACAGTTGGCCTCAGGCGTCGGCCTTGCATATGACTCTGTCATGTCCCTGATGAAGACGGCATACCTGGGCAGTGGCTTTCATCTATATGTGGATCATTTCTACACCAGTCCAAAACTCTTCAAGGAACTGTTGAGCCTGAATATTGGAGCATGTGGCACATACAGAGACACCAGAAGAGAATGCCCCCGCACAAACTCAAATGCTCTGAAGAAAAGTGATCCCAGAGGCTCCATCAGGTGGATCCGTGACGGCCCACTACTTTTTGTGAAGTGGATGGACACACGCGAGGTCTCTGTCTGCTCCACAATCCACGAGGCATTCTCTGGAAGCACCCTGCATAAGAGGATGAAAACTAAGGATGGCAGCTGGACCACCAAATCTATTCCATGCCCAACACCTGTTGTGGAATATAACCGGCACATGGGAGGTGTTTATTTGTCTAACCAGCTGATCCAGTGCTACTCTGTACATTACAAGAGCATGCGCTGGTACCGGACATTGTTCTTCCACTTCCTGGACATTGCAGCTACAAACAGCTTCCTACTACACAAGGAGCtctgcagagagaagaaggAGGAACCCATGACCCACAGAGCCTTTCTGCAGGAGCTGACAGCCCAGTTGTGCGGCGTCACAGTTGTGACCCCTCCAGCCCAGGCACACAGCGGCCACTTACCCGTGGCAATCTCAGAACAAACTGAATTAAGCAAGAGGGCCTCGTATGGACGCAGGACCTGTGTACACTGCAGGAAGACCAAGCAGGTGAGGCAGTCTACCCCCTGGAAGTGCATGGAGTGTGACGTGGCCCTCTGCGTCATTGCAGACAGAAACTGCTTTCGGGACTGGCACAACTAA
- the LOC116043032 gene encoding piggyBac transposable element-derived protein 4-like isoform X1: MASKPSTEEPFALILESDDDGESGAESFLTDEEMAYQEGFDPAEDFDDEQQESEKPSTSAVGQHASSPASSEGKQPPQNGKDCGHVQPKAEPCSPQHRRILGPRSRRVQGVSIDQSRSRSPLWRQSQSQPVHSVTSWKTETDPDVCPVPKMFMPARPPGHQLNSGTKYSPLDLFKLFFSNSAVQTICQHTNKQAAKDIAKGKRYSWTDINCQEFFKYVGLNFFFALVKLDNIQDYWKKSTIFSVPFPANVMPRDRYRMISWNIHMSDPEKDVENDQKKGAPDYDPLFQLKPLLDTIKTACKAFYHPRRNLSIDKRMVAHNGTTQYIKAKAKLTKWGFKLFVLADSSNGYTWDFAVYTGKSQLASGVGLAYDSVMSLMKTAYLGSGFHLYVDHFYTSPKLFKELLSLNIGACGTYRDTRRECPRTNSNALKKSDPRGSIRWIRDGPLLFVKWMDTREVSVCSTIHEAFSGSTLHKRMKTKDGSWTTKSIPCPTPVVEYNRHMGGVYLSNQLIQCYSVHYKSMRWYRTLFFHFLDIAATNSFLLHKELCREKKEEPMTHRAFLQELTAQLCGVTVVTPPAQAHSGHLPVAISEQTELSKRASYGRRTCVHCRKTKQVRQSTPWKCMECDVALCVIADRNCFRDWHN; the protein is encoded by the exons ATGGCATCAAAACCTAGCACAGAAGAACCCTTTGCATTAATCCTGGAAAGTGACGATGATGGGGAATCTGGAGCAGAGAGTTTTCTCACGGATGAAGAGATGGCTTATCAAGAGGGTTTTGACCCAGCTGAGGATTT TGATGATGAGCAACAGGAATCTGAAAAGCCTAGCACCTCGGCTGTAGGACAACATGCCAGCTCCCCTGCTTCTTCAGAAGGAAAGCAGCCACCCCAGAATGGGAAAGATTGTGGACATGTGCAGCCTAAAGCAGAACCTTGTTCTCCACAACACCGCCGGATACTGGGACCCAGGTCCAGGCGTGTACAAGGTGTATCAATAGACCAGTCCAGATCCAGATCTCCACTTTGGAGGCAGTCACAGTCACAGCCAGTACACTCAGTCACATCCTGGAAAACTGAGACGGACCCTGATGTATGTCCAGTGCCAAAAATGTTCATGCCAGCAAGACCCCCTGGACATCAACTGAACTCGGGCACCAAATACTCACCACTGGATCTTTTCAAACTGTTTTTTAGCAATAGCGCAGTTCAAACAATTTGtcaacacacaaataaacaagcTGCTAAAGACATTGCAAAAGGCAAAAGATATTCATGGACTGACATCAACTGCCAGGAGTTTTTCAAGTATGTGGGACTGAATTTCTTCTTTGCTTTGGTGAAACTCGACAATATCCAGGATTACTGGAAAAAGAGCACCATTTTCAGTGTGCCATTTCCAGCCAATGTGATGCCACGGGACAGGTACCGGATGATATCTTGGAACATCCACATGAGTGATCCTGAGAAAGATGTGGAGAATGACCAAAAGAAGGGGGCACCAGATTATGACCCCCTGTTTCAACTGAAACCCCTTCTGgacaccatcaaaactgctTGCAAAGCATTTTACCACCCCAGACGGAACCTTTCAATTGACAAGAGGATGGTGGCCCATAATGGAACGACACAATACATAAAAGCGAAAGCGAAGCTGACCAAGTGGGGTTTTAAGCTCTTTGTGTTGGCTGACAGCAGCAATGGCTACACCTGGGACTTTGCTGTGTACACTGGGAAGTCACAGTTGGCCTCAGGCGTCGGCCTTGCATATGACTCTGTCATGTCCCTGATGAAGACGGCATACCTGGGCAGTGGCTTTCATCTATATGTGGATCATTTCTACACCAGTCCAAAACTCTTCAAGGAACTGTTGAGCCTGAATATTGGAGCATGTGGCACATACAGAGACACCAGAAGAGAATGCCCCCGCACAAACTCAAATGCTCTGAAGAAAAGTGATCCCAGAGGCTCCATCAGGTGGATCCGTGACGGCCCACTACTTTTTGTGAAGTGGATGGACACACGCGAGGTCTCTGTCTGCTCCACAATCCACGAGGCATTCTCTGGAAGCACCCTGCATAAGAGGATGAAAACTAAGGATGGCAGCTGGACCACCAAATCTATTCCATGCCCAACACCTGTTGTGGAATATAACCGGCACATGGGAGGTGTTTATTTGTCTAACCAGCTGATCCAGTGCTACTCTGTACATTACAAGAGCATGCGCTGGTACCGGACATTGTTCTTCCACTTCCTGGACATTGCAGCTACAAACAGCTTCCTACTACACAAGGAGCtctgcagagagaagaaggAGGAACCCATGACCCACAGAGCCTTTCTGCAGGAGCTGACAGCCCAGTTGTGCGGCGTCACAGTTGTGACCCCTCCAGCCCAGGCACACAGCGGCCACTTACCCGTGGCAATCTCAGAACAAACTGAATTAAGCAAGAGGGCCTCGTATGGACGCAGGACCTGTGTACACTGCAGGAAGACCAAGCAGGTGAGGCAGTCTACCCCCTGGAAGTGCATGGAGTGTGACGTGGCCCTCTGCGTCATTGCAGACAGAAACTGCTTTCGGGACTGGCACAACTAA